Proteins co-encoded in one Nicotiana sylvestris chromosome 7, ASM39365v2, whole genome shotgun sequence genomic window:
- the LOC104248425 gene encoding probable glutathione S-transferase: MAEVKLLGLWYSPYSHRVEWALKFKGVEYEFIEEDLPNKSSLLLQSNPVYKKIPVLIHNGKPISESMIIVEYIDETFEGPSILPKDSYDRAIARFWAKFFEEKGASVGRSFFLKGEEQEKAKEEVFEMLKVLDNELKDKKFFIGDKFGFADIAANAAALWLGVLEEASGVVLATREKFPNFCAWRDEYISCSQNKEYLPPRDELLAHFKARFQAAAAATK; this comes from the exons ATGGCAGAAGTGAAGTTGCTTGGTCTTTGGTATAGCCCTTATAGTCACAGAGTTGAGTGGGCTCTTAAGTTTAAGGGAGTGGAATATGAATTTATAGAAGAAGATCTACCAAACAAGAGCTCTCTGCTTCTTCAATCCAACCCTGTTTACAAGAAAATCCCTGTTCTCATTCACAATGGAAAGCCCATTTCTGAGTCTATGATCATTGTTGAATACATTGACGAGACATTTGAAGGCCCTTCCATTTTACCTAAAGACTCTTATGACCGTGCTATAGCTCGTTTCTGGGCTAAGTTTTTTGAAGAAAAG GGGGCATCAGTTGGGAGATCTTTCTTTCTAAAAGGAGAGGAGCAAGAGAAAGCTAAAGAGGAAGTTTTTGAGATGCTGAAAGTTCTTGATAATGAGCTCAAGGATAAGAAGTTCTTTATCGGTGACAAATTTGGATTCGCTGATATTGCTGCAAATGCTGCGGCACTTTGGCTGGGAGTTCTTGAAGAAGCATCTGGTGTTGTTTTGGCTACAAGAGAAAAATTTCCAAATTTTTGTGCGTGGAGAGATGAATACATAAGCTGCAGCCAAAATAAGGAATATCTGCCTCCAAGAGATGAGTTGCTTGCCCATTTTAAAGCTCGCTTTCAAGCTGCAGCTGCAGCTACTAAATGA